The region GTAGAATATACCAGTAGACACGGGTCTTGTTCGTATGAACGCTGCTTCCTATAATGCAGGATGAAAACTTTACGTAGTTAGATACTGAAACGGAAAATTTTGCGTTGCTTTTATACAGGTACAAGATCGATCATCAAGAACTTAaggaaatcaatttcaacaataGCAGCAAATACTCGGTCAGCGACACCTTCCGGACCGACGGGAGGCTAAACCACCTTTTTGAAGTACATAACTCGGACGTGTACGATAATGGCGATTACCTCGTTCGCGTGAGAACGAAATATAACACGAGTGACCTGCATCTTAACTTGACAATTGatggtaaaatattttctatcgtaCATTTCCAATCGTACAATTCAGTATGTATGTTCATATCACCGCTGAACAAATGATTTCTCATATTTCCTAGTACAACCGATTCTCAAAATCACTCCTTACGTGGAGTACGTTGCACCGGGCCagtcgatgaattttttctgcaCAACAGTCAGTCATCCGTTAGCAAACGTGACATGGAGGTATATGGAACGGCCTAACTATCCATCATTGGATGGAAATAGATCTGTAACTCTTTTGGTAAGTACTTATAAATCTCCCTGGTTAATTTCAGGTTTCAGCGAGATTTATATCTACTCACAAATAATCGGATACTTGTTCGAATGCGTTTGAGGTACATAATACTTAAATACCTATTCCCTACTTAGGATTATAAGGAACTTTCAAACATCGATGCGGTAACCTTGAAGTCACAATTGAATATAAAGATTAACGACACAGGACATCTAATATGCAGAAGCTGCAACTATATAAACTGTGTTGAAGTTTCCAAGTTGATCTACGTTTCTGGTATGTTCCTCCGTTTAACTATAGACAGATAGTATCATGATTTTGGTTTAATGCGACCATCTGGGATACAGACATTCACcaatttcttcgtttttcaataGGAATTAAAAGTGCCGTGTAGTAATTTAGAATTTACTGCAGTTGAATTGGTGGAAACTATATccaacgataaaaaattttttaaataatgagtggaaaaaaaattttctcgcaaggcttattattattttcacaattaattgaaaagaaCAACTTTAACTGATTAAATATAATACTCTTCTTTCCCTTGTATAACCGCTTAGCGAAAATTGGAACactttttgaataattttcacacaTTTTTATCGCGATTGGCTACTTTGTACCACTTGCGAATGATGATCTAACAGATATTGGAAACGCTGTTTTAACGTGCAGTCGCTTCTTCCACGGTTCGCATCTCACAGTCAATGGCTTTAAGAGAAATGTTCAAGTGTTGATTGCGATTGCTGTTTTCACGTGACTTTGAGTCATCGTACCGAGACTTCTTTCCGATCGTAATGTTGTTCGATGAAACTGTGTCcaactgatattttttttcctaatatTTCGCTTATTTCAAGaaatcgtataataatttaattccCAAAAAAGGTAAATGACATCCTACTTGTGTATGTATGAATGTACAAAGTTTGCAAATAGCAACATCGGAAAGTTGTCTTTATTGTGAGATTCCTGCATTGGCGTAGAATTTTTCGTCCATACTTGTTTCTCACAATAATTGAATTGTGTGATTTCCAGTTTCCAGTTTTTTTGATCAGTCGTTCAATAATCGGTTTGCATATTATATCTTATGTAAAACGTTATGATTGATTCGATGAAATTGGGTTCCTCAAAAACTCTTTAAATCGATTTAAGTTTCACACAAGCATATGAGACATTTAGAATCAATTCACTCAATTTGGATGACGATTGCAGAGAAGTATAAGTATAAAAGACTTTTTGCACGTATCCTACTATTACCTCGAAAACTATTATCACCTGTATTACCTTAAAAATGTAGCACTCGCGTTATTTATtgatggttgaaaaatattttgaacacATTTTCAGTCTGCGAATATGTTCTTGTTTCTTAATGCTCGGCGATAGTTGGAAAGAAGGGCAAGCGATGTCAATTACTTAGAATTAGACATAAGTGATCACCCGAttaatgaaaaacatttttgaagatacgtTATACATAGCGAAATGCTGATAATACACGTCGGTCCTGTGAATGTTAACTTTTTTACTGACGAAACTACCATGCTTATATTATACAAGTCTAATCATTCCGTATCTACGTGTACTCATGTAGGCGTTGCAGCACGGAAACCAACGATACGTTCCAACGCGAAAGATGGCATGATCCAAGAAGGAAATGAGCTGAGAATATTCTGTGAGGGTGACGGCAAGCTCCATTTTTCAGTAATGGACGTTCCATCGGCAAGTATCAATTCTAACCAACTTGCCTATACGCGCGCTGATATTTCGATAACGCTGTAGAAAAACTACAAGTATCTATCTGCCACTAATAACTTTACTCTTACCTTTACACCTTACAGGATGAAGATTCGTGCAATCATACTATAAATTACGGTCCGAATAACGCCTCCTTCGTTTGCCATAATGCAACTAGAAGCGACACGAGATGGTATGCCTGTGCGGAGGAGGGTATCGTAATCCGTAACACCGACCAAACTATCGAACACCTTGACGAACACATCGCTTGGATTCATATCTACGTAAATTGTAAGCAAGATTTTTTCCGTTTAAATATTACACTTTTGCGCGCTTAGTTGATGAAACAAGTAAAACTGCACAGAAAGATTAACGTGTCCAATTTTTACATGTCGTGCTTGGAAACCAGTATGGCCAGCTGTAATCTGAAATAACACATATCGCAGTGTAATATTCAACGACGAGTGGGAATGAATggatggatgaatgaatgattttcttttcaaatgatttatATTCAcatcttatttttttacaattatacatccttaatttatttatttatttggtaCAAGAACGAATGTTCTTTCAGTTGAACGTACTTATGATTTGTATTGAAATTGACGATTTCCTCGTGAGATTAAAAAAGTCGATAGTTCCTTCAACGTACGTATAAATTGTAATGAAACAAATCGTCACAAGACAATGCTTACAGAAAAGGCAGAGACGTGTGTTTTATACTTGTTAGGatggcaaaagaaaaaaaaaacgttagaAACGTGTCCATCTTCCAATCAAACGACTTGTGATAAATATCAACTTGATTTCTGTAGTGATTGTGTTGGCGACGctgattttcataaaaaaatttattacttctcacttttcaatttttctgtgttatttcttcatttttaaacatttatttagaacaagttctatttttttaattaaatcaacCTTCTTCCATCGATAAAAAACTGTTAAATTTACCCTATTTATTCTAGCTACGGAACCGTTTGCCCAAATGGCCACGGGCAGAGAGTTACCAGTAACGAAAAGAGGCCCAGCAGTCTTTCCATGTCGGACAACGTCACCTCATTGGATTGTGATGGCTCATACACGCAACGAAGTAAGTGAATATGCACTCAAAATCAATGGTGCAATTTTCATAGTCGCACTCAAAGAGATCCCTAATAAAAATAACCATATTTTAGTACAGCGATAGGATATATTTTCCTTGTATGCAAGCAAAATTAACAACATTAACGCCAGAAAATAGTTGACTTGACTATGAAAAATGGTGTTATGAACTACACAAACCGTTAAATTTTACACCATTTTGAGTAACAAGGCTTGCGATATCACTTTTCTCAACGTAAACCTAGGAAACTAACAGTcaatttaatataaaatagGCAGTATcaatcttttgaaaatttgaaattacaaatTGATAATATCAgcgtaacaatttttaaacatttgtATCAAATTCGAAGAACTTGACGGGACACTTCGATCCAAGAATCGGGTTCATTGCGACGGAAGGTGTAAATCACCTGCTTACTCAGGAAATTAATTGTTCCGTAATCAACGAACCCAGGGCATTACGTGATATGAAGTCAGTTTCGTATCGTCTCGCCGATGAGGAAGGTAAGCCAAACTTTTTATTGTCTCAGACCTCATTACGTGGAGATGTTGTACTGAAATATATTAACGGTATTTCTAATAAAGGATTTCAAACATTCTTTGTCTCACACTCATTTATGATCAAATTGTATTCGTATAATTTGGACCACAGTATTTAAGGAGTAAACAAGTTAGGTTACTGCAAGTGGTTGGTTGTtgcaacaataattttttgtcgtATGCAGATGATTTTCCGATGCCCAAACCAGAGATTGATAAAATCGCGTTACACCACATGGTCTGGGGAAGGgatcaaaatataaattgcACAATCACCGTACCTTCTTCTCAAAATCTTACACTTCAATGGAAAGCCCCAGAATCAGTCCATGTAAGTACTCAACAACGCTGTTACAGTAATGAACACCATgcatatttgtaaaatttcggCCGTATATTTATTCAGTGGAAGAATTCAAGGTTTATTGTAACTGAGGAACAATACGAATTATACTACCTAATATTGTACGCCGCTGACACAATATCTATGAAGAGAAATATATCTTCGTGATAATGGCActtcatttaatttcaagtGTAGCTGTACATGCACATAATTGTTGCATAGATTCATTCAGTGTGTTGATCAGAAAAATGTGATAACAATGACATTCTAGCATCAGCGGCTAATCACAACCCGGTTCACAACGGATACAGCAGATCCTATGTATACATCTCATATTTCCAAGCTGACAATTAAGAATGTGACGGAAAATGATGGCGGTAGCTACACTTGTTTCATACAAGAATTTCTCGATGATGATGGAGCAGCAGACACGTGTGATATTAAGTTTTGGGGTAAGCATCACAATCGTCAACGCTGGCTGTACATACCACAAAGTGAGACCGATATCGTATTGTCAGGTCTTTAGGTATGGTGTAGTGTTTCGATCGGTCTGCACAGAAGAGATCGTTCACATATTCTACAGAATAATGCATTAATGCATGCCTAATTTTTCAATCGCAGATCCGAACCACTTCTTTGTCGACGTAAGGATGGTTGAAGGTGACGATTATCGATCAATTGTAGGAGAAGAGGGAAAGACTTCCAGATGGAATATTAAGATTGACGCATATCCCGAATACTCGCTGCACTGGTGAGCGTTCATTCTATCTAATTGAACAGTTCCGTATTTGGTTGCTCTAATAAGTCGAGACAATCGATCAGAAAAATTGTAGTTCttgtaaaattatattgtgagagtaaataaaaaaataataaggaTAGTTATTCCACGTCACAGTGCACACATGTGGGGAAAACATTCCCATCGATATTTCTAAATTTCACAAGAGTTAGTGAATGTGTTGCCACCGAAAGATTTCCTgcaattttcttaaattttagTGTCAGTATTTTTGGAGTTACACTTAAAcggaaatttgtaaaaaaaaaaaacggctgaGCACTCATATCTCTGGACTTGCTTCGCGCACAGGTCCCAGATGTCGCTAATTTTaaagctaataaaatttccccTCGGACATGTACATCTATTTCCCTTCATTGTGAGGAAACCCTTTTCTTATTGGTATAAATATTTGGATGGATTTCTTACTACGACCTGCATGAACgcaaattctaaaaaaaaaaaatacatcaacaCGTTCCTCGTTTCATATcaattgatgaaaatgaactacgcatgcgcgagtttcatcggctgttcgtgcaggctggcGATCCCGAGTTTTAGCTGTCAAACTATTTCTGACGGGGATgcagttgatacgaattttcgaggttagaatctcaaataattgaggtagtgactcggaaaggtttgggaagtatttgttattgggtcggaaagtcgattcttcaaagaacggttgGAATTTGATGCTTAtactctttgaaaattcaaatgtacacattttgcgtatGTTGGCTCGCGTGCATcgcagacaaaaatatcgctgcgggaagatttcgccgaccaatgagattgaattacttggcgcatgcgcagttgattttcaagcttcaagagattgtcccggtatgcgGTATGTAGAACACAGCAGTGGCCACGGCTCGTATTCGTATGGACACCGTTTCCCATAGGGCTGCATGACATCTTTGCAGAGATAGCGAAGGATCATTTCACAGTTTAAATGTTGTCACTCTAAAGCGGAAAACGTTACGTTGGTTTTATGCAGGTACAAGAATAACGGTGAAAAAACCACGGAAATCGATTTCAAGAATAGCAGCAAATACTCGGTCAGCGACACCTTCCGGATCGACGGAAGGCTAAACCACCTTTTCGAAATACATAAATCGGACGTGCACGATAACGGCGAATATGTCATTCGCGTGAGAACGAAACATGACACGAGTGAAATAAATCTTCACTTGACAATTGATGGTAAGATATTTTCTATCGTACATTTCCAATCGTACAATTGAGTATGTTTGTTCACGTCATCGCTGTACTAATTACTTCTCATACTTCTTAGCCCCGCCGGTTCCCAAAATTATTCCATCCTTGACATACGTTGCACCGGGCCAGTCGACAAATTTTCTCTGCATGACGGTCAGTCATCCGTTGGCAAACGTGACGTGGAGTTATATGGAATTGCCTAACTATCCATCACTGAATGGAAATAGGTCTGCATCTCTTTTGGTAAGTACTTATAAATCTTTCTGGTTGATTTCAGATTTCCTCGAGATTCATGTATACTCACTAATAGCCCTACGAATACTTATTCCGCTACGTTTGACGTACGCAATACTTAAATACGTATTTCCCACTTAGGATTTTGGGGAATTTGCAAACCACGATGCGGTGACTTCGGTGTCGCATTTGAACATAAAGATTAACGACACAGGACATCTGACATGCAGAAGCTGCAACTATATTAGCTGTGTTGAAGATACCAAATTAATCTCCGTTTCTGGTATGTTCCTTACATTGTATGTATCGCAGAATCTACTCTGGTTATTGAACATAGACTGATAGTATCATGATTTTCTCGAGAATCATTCGACTAACTGATTTCCAAGATTTGAAACACTTcgaattgaatattattggAATCTGGCATTTCTAACAAAAGTTGGTATAGATACCTAAGAACAGTCTAAGGAAACAAacatattgttacaaaaaatggatttgaagtttGGTACAGTGaacgacagatttttttttttatattcacgtCTTATTTGCAGCTTCGCCTCAAAAacatgtttaatttttacacgaCTGCTCTCACGCGAGGTTTGAGagggaagaagaaggaaatcaAGTAGCGGAAATTCAAAGTTATATCCGAAGTACGATGTATCGATCATGGATgataaatcaaaattgcaAAGCGAGAAGTTGCGACTTTCTTCAAGCTTTATTGCGTACTAACAGTTTAATACACCCCCTCAATAAAGCTTTTTACTTTCCTTTCCAGCCAATTCCATTCACATAGTACGTATATATTTCTGTTACAGTTACTTTGTGCCCCCTGAATCTTGAGAACTTTTTAGTTTAACCCTCTTTCTACTTGCATGATTTAACaggaatttcattttatttgcacaaatattttttcagcgtAGGTTTAAATCCTTAACGaacttttcgaattttacTTTTGGTAGTGGCTTCGTAAATAGCCCAGCTGTTTGATCTGCCGACCTGACATACAATAAGATTATAACACCCTCCTCGACAGCCGCAGGCTTCGACTGTTGCTAAACTCGAAGCTATGCACTCAGCTTCTATTGACGATCAGCTAACACTTTGCTGCTTGCGAGATAACCAAGCAACTATGCAATTGCACAATTATATCGCAAAGTTTTATTCACATATCTGAGTATTCGCTTTAGCGCCATGTACATAGCCATTATTGGCATAATTTTAGTATCCGCTTAAATACGTTACGCTAGTGCATAAGTATCGTTTTATTGCCAGTACAGCGTACATAACGCAGCCTATTATTTGTTGACATTTTGTCTCTAGTATCGGATAGCTTATATCTGGCTTAATGATCTGAAACTTATTTTCCATGGGTGTCGACATGGATTTAGAATCCTGCATaccaaatttattcaaaatttgtttgaaatagACTGCTCACGTCAACTCAGTAATTCCCTTTCGAACGTTTTGTGTAACGCGTATTCCTAAATAGTTCGATACCAGGCCTAGATCACTTGTCTCAGATATATTTCTCAAGTATGTTTTCAACTCACagatttcttcattttttgtgaCAACAACGAGAATGTCAATCTGCAAACAATAGCAGATATATTTTTGAGACAGAATTACATTTTGTATAAAAGCAAAAATCATTTTGAGAACGAATAAAACctctttttgttattattttgtcaAACTTGGAATTCCAATATTTTGGAGATTTCTTCGAAccataaataaatttgtttaatttacaAACAATGTTATGTTTGTTCTCAATATAAATGGGCATGtatatactttttcatttatctCGCCATATAGAAAAACGCTTTTAACATCCATGTGATACATTGGTAAACTTAATCTATTTCCTATAGCTATTATGATTCTAATGGTTGTTATTTCTGCAACCGATGCATACTCCTCTACTAtctattatttgttttttttttttgtttattgtagTAGGTACTACAGTCcaagttttgtttttacatAATGCACTCAATTTAGTGTTCATTGTTTCTTTCCACTTTTCGGAGTGGATGCTTTGATTTGCTTATCCACATGTCATTGGTTCATTTAGTACACTTACGAAGCTTGTTTCGTAATCGGTATACCTCTTAGGTTTTGTGATTTTACGTTTTTCCGGCTCACGAATTGTAGTATTCAAATCTACTTGAGACTCACTTGAATCATTACTTTCACTCAACACTTCTCGAAGACGCTGCTCCCTGATCGGTGATCAAATTTGTCGTCTTCTTGGTTACTCTCTTCGTATTCTGGTTCTAAACTTACTTATGTGATGACCCTGATGCTCTGACTCTGGAGTGGTACAGACTCCCACGCCGCAACGAAATGCTTATACTTTTCCAACAGCGACGTTAACACCTTTGTTATGATCATCCGCTCTGAAACTATTTCTTCCAGCTGAGCTATTTTTCACCGTATTCTTTCCAGTTTCCCGGAAAAGACGGATACCTGATGACCTTCGCATTTTAGAGAGAAGAATTTCGCTTGCTCAAGGTGTGGGGTTGTTGCCAATTTCCACTCGTAGACTGACATCAATTTACTCCACATTTCCGGAGTTGAATTGTTGGTTATTGCGTTTACAATAAGCCTTTCCTGTGTGATTCTTGGTGCCTTGCCATCCATGGATATCCAGTCTTGGTATCGTTCGGGACTCGAGTAATCCCATAGCTTGCAAATTCACTGTTATATGAAACTTTCACACACTCCAATTACTGCTCCCCTCGAGTTTCATGCCCCTGTTGACATATATCTACCCTAGAAGCTTTGTCTTCGGTtgcaaaaatttgtgaaatacaGAATCTTCGCTGACAGTGACTTTTTGCCATCTGACAACAGACTTATGCAAGATTTCGAATAATGTATGTGAGACCTGCAGCCAAATGTGGAAGTAGAGACGTCTGCCGTAGTACATTACTCCAGTTAATTTGGCCAGGAAATTAGATGATGAAATACCACAGTACACTAttatcaaaaaacaaaataatttcatcaatttgtGGTTGTTTCAGACGTCAACGCGTCGTTCGCTATAATGCCTCTTGAATCTGTCGCGGAAGGTGATAGTATCAATATCACGTGTGGTATTTCAAGTTATCTTAATTTTAGTAGCGATGAGATTCTTAAATGGAACGTTAATCGTTCGGGTAAATATGactttgtttgatttttcatcataaTATTTAGTCAAGCCTGCTTCTTCGAATGAAGTCAGTAACAGTACGAATATCAACATGAATCCGTGAAGTACacaaacatatttttgtagatcTTGAAACAGGAAGAATGAgagttttgaaaaagaaaacaaaatttacgcATCTTTCAATACTTCAAATAAGCAGAGTGACTCGATCGGACGATGGGATTTACATTTGTGATGTTCTCGACAAGAGTAAGGGCTTCAAACCCCAGGCGTATAACTTGTCGGTGGCGGGTATGTAAAATTACTTTGATCATGGCTTGAAAAGAATTTATACTCGAATCAACTTAAATGAATTACTTCTGTTTTTTGACTGTTTCAGCTGGGAGTAAACCAAAAATATACGAATGGAATATGAACACTTCTCAGTTAGTGATTGACACTggcaaaaaacgaaaagacgACGTAATTCTCATATGCTTAGCTGACGGAATGCCAAAACCAGAAATCACCTGGTTGAAGGTAACGTAATGCACAGTGCATTTTAAACTTGTTGATATTATCTTCGTCGAAGTCTTGCAAAATACTAATTCATGAATATGTGTACTATCACACTACGGAAGTATTAGGAATGTCTTTGTCAACTACCACGAGAAATGTGTGCTTTTTTTCTGCCAAAATGTAGGATAACAAGTCACTGCCGAAACACAATGGGTACAAAATTTCGCAAGACAAATCTGAGCTCCAGATGCGATACCTTCTCGAGCAAGATAGTGGACGATACACGTGTCGAGTTGTGAATCGTTTTGGCAGCGATGAAAGATCCGTGGATATTGTAGTGAATGAAGGTAAACTTATGCAATACCTATTACGAATGTGATGTATTCAATCTTCGACGATTATTTCGACCTATAACAATTGTAGTATTTTCAGGACGAAGTCACATAATTCATCTTGGGTTGATCTGCGGGCTCGTCATAATTATTGTCATAATCATTGCTTGCATAGGACTTAAAGCGAACCGTAAGAGAGTGAGTATCAAAAGAATGAATGAAACCGCTGTTCCGTGGAGAAATATTAATCTTGTGCATGTTTCATAGCTTTGGAGTAAGAAGCTGCTCAAGGCAGGATCAgtttattttgtgaaaaagatGGTCGAACGCCGGGACCCCAAGTTGAACATCGATGATCAAGCCAAGTTATTATCTGACGATAAGAAATAAGAATTCCTCCGAGAAAACGT is a window of Neodiprion pinetum isolate iyNeoPine1 chromosome 4, iyNeoPine1.2, whole genome shotgun sequence DNA encoding:
- the LOC124216700 gene encoding vascular endothelial growth factor receptor 1-like isoform X2; this translates as MNFDFVPDPVKQNHWHNMDRITLTFFVVFIVSGLREGVAARKPTISSNAKDGMIQEGNELKIFCEGDGKLHFSVMDVPSDKDSCNHTINYGPNNASFVCHNATRSDTRWYACAEEGIVIRNTDQTIEHLDEHIAWIHIYVNSTEPFAQMSIGRELPVTETGPVVFPCRTTSPHWEVLLHTTNENLTGHFDPRIGFIATEGVNHLLTQEINCSVINEPRALRDMKSVSYRLADEEDDFPMPKPEIDKIALHHMVWGRDQNINCTITVPSSQNLTLQWKAPESVHHQRLITTRFTTDTADPMYTSYISKLTIKNVTENDGGSYTCFIQEFSDDDEAADTCDIKFWDPNHFFVDVRMVEGHDYRSIVGEEGKTSRWNIKIDAYPEYSLHWYKIDHQELKEINFNNSSKYSVSDTFRTDGRLNHLFEVHNSDVYDNGDYLVRVRTKYNTSDLHLNLTIDVQPILKITPYVEYVAPGQSMNFFCTTVSHPLANVTWRYMERPNYPSLDGNRSVTLLDYKELSNIDAVTLKSQLNIKINDTGHLICRSCNYINCVEVSKLIYVSGVAARKPTIRSNAKDGMIQEGNELRIFCEGDGKLHFSVMDVPSDEDSCNHTINYGPNNASFVCHNATRSDTRWYACAEEGIVIRNTDQTIEHLDEHIAWIHIYVNSTEPFAQMATGRELPVTKRGPAVFPCRTTSPHWIVMAHTRNENLTGHFDPRIGFIATEGVNHLLTQEINCSVINEPRALRDMKSVSYRLADEEDDFPMPKPEIDKIALHHMVWGRDQNINCTITVPSSQNLTLQWKAPESVHHQRLITTRFTTDTADPMYTSHISKLTIKNVTENDGGSYTCFIQEFLDDDGAADTCDIKFWDPNHFFVDVRMVEGDDYRSIVGEEGKTSRWNIKIDAYPEYSLHWYKNNGEKTTEIDFKNSSKYSVSDTFRIDGRLNHLFEIHKSDVHDNGEYVIRVRTKHDTSEINLHLTIDAPPVPKIIPSLTYVAPGQSTNFLCMTVSHPLANVTWSYMELPNYPSLNGNRSASLLDFGEFANHDAVTSVSHLNIKINDTGHLTCRSCNYISCVEDTKLISVSDVNASFAIMPLESVAEGDSINITCGISSYLNFSSDEILKWNVNRSDLETGRMRVLKKKTKFTHLSILQISRVTRSDDGIYICDVLDKSKGFKPQAYNLSVAAGSKPKIYEWNMNTSQLVIDTGKKRKDDVILICLADGMPKPEITWLKDNKSLPKHNGYKISQDKSELQMRYLLEQDSGRYTCRVVNRFGSDERSVDIVVNEGRSHIIHLGLICGLVIIIVIIIACIGLKANRKRLWSKKLLKAGSVYFVKKMVERRDPKLNIDDQAKLLSDDKK
- the LOC124216700 gene encoding vascular endothelial growth factor receptor 1-like isoform X1 → MNFDFVPDPVKQNHWHNMDRITLTFFVVFIVSGLREGVAARKPTISSNAKDGMIQEGNELKIFCEGDGKLHFSVMDVPSDKDSCNHTINYGPNNASFVCHNATRSDTRWYACAEEGIVIRNTDQTIEHLDEHIAWIHIYVNSTEPFAQMSIGRELPVTETGPVVFPCRTTSPHWEVLLHTTNENLTGHFDPRIGFIATEGVNHLLTQEINCSVINEPRALRDMKSVSYRLADEEDDFPMPKPEIDKIALHHMVWGRDQNINCTITVPSSQNLTLQWKAPESVHHQRLITTRFTTDTADPMYTSYISKLTIKNVTENDGGSYTCFIQEFSDDDEAADTCDIKFWDPNHFFVDVRMVEGHDYRSIVGEEGKTSRWNIKIDAYPEYSLHWYKIDHQELKEINFNNSSKYSVSDTFRTDGRLNHLFEVHNSDVYDNGDYLVRVRTKYNTSDLHLNLTIDVQPILKITPYVEYVAPGQSMNFFCTTVSHPLANVTWRYMERPNYPSLDGNRSVTLLDYKELSNIDAVTLKSQLNIKINDTGHLICRSCNYINCVEVSKLIYVSGVAARKPTIRSNAKDGMIQEGNELRIFCEGDGKLHFSVMDVPSDEDSCNHTINYGPNNASFVCHNATRSDTRWYACAEEGIVIRNTDQTIEHLDEHIAWIHIYVNSTEPFAQMATGRELPVTKRGPAVFPCRTTSPHWIVMAHTRNENLTGHFDPRIGFIATEGVNHLLTQEINCSVINEPRALRDMKSVSYRLADEEDDFPMPKPEIDKIALHHMVWGRDQNINCTITVPSSQNLTLQWKAPESVHHQRLITTRFTTDTADPMYTSHISKLTIKNVTENDGGSYTCFIQEFLDDDGAADTCDIKFWDPNHFFVDVRMVEGDDYRSIVGEEGKTSRWNIKIDAYPEYSLHWYKNNGEKTTEIDFKNSSKYSVSDTFRIDGRLNHLFEIHKSDVHDNGEYVIRVRTKHDTSEINLHLTIDAPPVPKIIPSLTYVAPGQSTNFLCMTVSHPLANVTWSYMELPNYPSLNGNRSASLLDFGEFANHDAVTSVSHLNIKINDTGHLTCRSCNYISCVEDTKLISVSDVNASFAIMPLESVAEGDSINITCGISSYLNFSSDEILKWNVNRSDLETGRMRVLKKKTKFTHLSILQISRVTRSDDGIYICDVLDKSKGFKPQAYNLSVAAGSKPKIYEWNMNTSQLVIDTGKKRKDDVILICLADGMPKPEITWLKDNKSLPKHNGYKISQDKSELQMRYLLEQDSGRYTCRVVNRFGSDERSVDIVVNEVFSGRSHIIHLGLICGLVIIIVIIIACIGLKANRKRLWSKKLLKAGSVYFVKKMVERRDPKLNIDDQAKLLSDDKK